A portion of the Streptomyces sp. NBC_01335 genome contains these proteins:
- a CDS encoding carbohydrate ABC transporter permease produces the protein MTTYTLRSKRRRSALRTVAFLSPWLVGFCFFFAYPMISTVYFSFTKYDGFGAPVFNGLTNWTYVFTDYPMFWPSLRNTLWLVIVMVTCRVVFGLGIGLLITRIKTATGLFRTLFYLPYLAPPVAATLAFVFLLNPGTGPVNSILGNLGLPTPGWFNDASWSKPALTVLAVWGIGDLMVIFMAALLDVPVEQYEAAELDGASAWQRFRFVTLPNISPIVMFAVVTGVIQAMQYYTQPLVAGKVASGVIGGSGQSFEPGYPDKSTLTLPQLVYNLGFQRFDYGSACVVALVLFALAMAFTALLMRGRNNLVQAGD, from the coding sequence ATGACCACGTACACACTCCGCTCCAAGCGCCGCAGGTCGGCGCTGCGCACGGTGGCGTTCCTGTCGCCCTGGCTGGTCGGCTTCTGCTTCTTCTTCGCCTACCCGATGATCTCGACCGTCTACTTCTCCTTCACGAAGTACGACGGGTTCGGGGCACCGGTCTTCAACGGGCTGACCAACTGGACGTACGTCTTCACCGACTATCCGATGTTCTGGCCGTCGCTGCGCAACACCCTCTGGCTGGTGATCGTCATGGTCACCTGCCGGGTGGTGTTCGGCCTCGGCATCGGGCTGCTGATCACCCGGATCAAGACCGCCACCGGGCTCTTCCGCACCCTCTTCTACCTGCCCTACCTCGCGCCCCCCGTGGCCGCGACCCTCGCCTTCGTCTTCCTGCTCAACCCGGGGACGGGGCCGGTCAACTCGATCCTGGGGAACCTCGGGCTGCCGACGCCCGGCTGGTTCAACGACGCGTCCTGGTCGAAGCCGGCGCTGACCGTGCTCGCGGTCTGGGGCATCGGCGACCTCATGGTGATCTTCATGGCCGCGCTGCTGGACGTACCCGTCGAGCAGTACGAGGCGGCCGAGCTGGACGGCGCCTCCGCCTGGCAGCGGTTCCGCTTCGTGACCCTGCCGAACATCTCGCCCATCGTGATGTTCGCCGTGGTCACCGGGGTCATCCAGGCGATGCAGTACTACACGCAGCCGCTGGTGGCGGGGAAGGTGGCCTCCGGCGTGATCGGCGGCTCCGGGCAGTCCTTCGAGCCCGGCTATCCCGACAAGTCGACCCTGACGCTCCCCCAGCTCGTCTACAACCTCGGCTTCCAGCGCTTCGACTACGGCTCCGCCTGCGTCGTCGCCCTGGTCCTGTTCGCCCTGGCCATGGCCTTCACCGCACTGCTGATGCGGGGCCGCAACAACCTCGTCCAGGCCGGTGACTGA
- a CDS encoding carbohydrate ABC transporter permease → MTQLLDSPGAPAAAVRTGRPPAERTARRKALLHWIAVHALGVAAALFFVLPLVFVVLTSLMSDQQALTRDLTPDTWEWENYRRVFDTPGFLTWWRNTLLYAGAGTVLTVVSSVPVAYALAKFRFKGRKLSLMLVISMMMLPPQVVIIPMYLFWAKQMDLSGTLWPLIVPMAFGDAFSIFLLRQFLLTIPDEYLDAARIDGCGELRTLLRVVLPMAKPGIAAIALFQFFAAWNDYFGPQIYASENPAAWTLSYGLESFKGAHHTDWNLTMAATVLVMAPVIAVFFFAQKAFVEGVTLTGVKG, encoded by the coding sequence ATGACCCAGCTGCTCGACTCCCCCGGAGCCCCTGCCGCGGCCGTCCGCACCGGACGGCCGCCCGCCGAGCGCACCGCCCGCCGCAAGGCGCTGCTGCACTGGATCGCGGTGCACGCGCTCGGCGTCGCCGCCGCGCTCTTCTTCGTCCTCCCGCTGGTCTTCGTGGTGCTGACCTCGCTCATGAGCGACCAGCAGGCGCTGACCCGCGACCTCACCCCCGACACCTGGGAGTGGGAGAACTACCGGCGGGTCTTCGACACCCCCGGCTTCCTGACCTGGTGGCGCAACACCCTGCTCTACGCCGGGGCCGGCACCGTGCTGACCGTGGTCTCCTCGGTGCCCGTCGCCTACGCGCTCGCGAAGTTCCGCTTCAAGGGCCGCAAGCTGTCGCTGATGCTGGTCATCTCGATGATGATGCTTCCGCCGCAGGTCGTGATCATCCCGATGTACCTGTTCTGGGCCAAGCAGATGGACCTCTCCGGGACGCTCTGGCCGCTGATCGTCCCGATGGCCTTCGGTGACGCCTTCTCCATCTTCCTGCTGCGCCAGTTCCTGCTGACCATCCCGGACGAGTACCTGGACGCGGCGCGGATCGACGGCTGCGGCGAACTGCGCACCCTGCTGCGGGTGGTGCTGCCGATGGCGAAGCCGGGCATCGCCGCCATCGCGCTGTTCCAGTTCTTCGCCGCCTGGAACGACTACTTCGGGCCGCAGATCTACGCCTCCGAGAACCCGGCCGCCTGGACGCTCAGTTACGGCCTGGAGTCCTTCAAGGGCGCACACCACACCGACTGGAACCTGACCATGGCCGCGACCGTTCTGGTCATGGCCCCCGTGATCGCCGTCTTCTTCTTCGCTCAGAAGGCATTCGTCGAGGGCGTCACACTGACCGGAGTGAAGGGCTGA
- a CDS encoding 6-phospho-beta-glucosidase has translation MKLAVVGGGSTYTPELIDGFARLQGTLPIEELVLVDPAADRLDLVGGLARRIFAKQGHPGTITTTSDLDAGVEGADAVLLQLRVGGQAARNQDETWPLECGCVGQETTGAGGLAKALRTVPVVLDIAERVRRSNPDAWIIDFTNPVGIVTRALLQAGHKAVGLCNVAIGFQRKFARLLDVSPAEVHLDHVGLNHLSWELGVRLGGPDGENVLPRLLAGHGESIAADLHLPRALVDRLGVVPSYYLRYFYAHDEVVRELGTKPSRAAEVAAMEKELLAMYGDPALDEKPALLAKRGGAFYSEAAVDLASSLLGGGAATVQVVNTLNNGTLPFLPDDAVIETQARVDGSGAVPLAVPALDPLYAGLIAQVTAYEDLALKAALHGGRDRVFKALLAHPLVGQYEYAEGLTDRLIAHNREHLAWA, from the coding sequence ATGAAGCTCGCAGTAGTGGGTGGCGGGTCCACCTACACCCCCGAACTGATCGACGGGTTCGCCCGTCTGCAAGGCACCCTGCCGATCGAGGAGCTCGTGCTCGTCGACCCGGCGGCCGACCGCCTCGACCTCGTGGGCGGCCTCGCCCGGCGGATCTTCGCCAAGCAGGGCCACCCCGGCACCATCACCACCACCTCCGACCTCGACGCCGGGGTGGAGGGCGCCGACGCGGTCCTGCTCCAGCTGCGCGTCGGCGGACAGGCCGCGCGCAACCAGGACGAGACCTGGCCGCTGGAGTGCGGCTGCGTCGGCCAGGAGACCACCGGTGCGGGCGGCCTCGCCAAGGCGCTGCGGACCGTGCCGGTCGTGCTGGACATCGCCGAGCGGGTCCGCCGCAGCAACCCGGACGCCTGGATCATCGACTTCACCAACCCGGTGGGCATCGTCACCCGGGCGCTCCTCCAGGCCGGCCACAAGGCCGTCGGCCTCTGCAACGTCGCGATCGGCTTCCAGCGGAAGTTCGCCCGGCTGCTCGACGTCTCCCCCGCCGAGGTGCACCTCGACCACGTCGGGCTGAACCACCTCTCCTGGGAGCTGGGGGTACGCCTCGGCGGCCCGGACGGCGAGAACGTGCTGCCCCGGCTGCTGGCCGGGCACGGCGAGTCCATCGCCGCCGACCTGCACCTGCCTCGTGCGCTCGTGGACCGGCTCGGCGTGGTGCCCTCGTACTACCTGCGGTACTTCTACGCGCACGACGAGGTCGTCCGGGAGCTCGGCACCAAGCCGTCCCGGGCCGCGGAGGTCGCCGCGATGGAGAAGGAACTCCTCGCGATGTACGGCGATCCGGCGCTGGACGAGAAGCCGGCGCTGCTCGCCAAGCGCGGCGGCGCCTTCTACTCCGAGGCGGCGGTGGACCTGGCGTCCTCGCTGCTCGGCGGGGGCGCCGCCACCGTGCAGGTGGTCAACACCCTCAACAACGGCACCCTGCCGTTCCTCCCCGACGACGCGGTGATCGAGACGCAGGCCCGGGTCGACGGCTCGGGCGCCGTACCGCTCGCGGTCCCCGCGCTGGACCCGCTGTACGCCGGGCTGATCGCCCAGGTCACCGCGTACGAGGACCTGGCGCTGAAGGCCGCCCTGCACGGCGGCCGGGACCGCGTCTTCAAGGCGCTGCTCGCCCACCCGCTGGTCGGGCAGTACGAGTACGCCGAGGGCCTCACGGACCGGCTGATCGCGCACAACCGGGAGCACCTCGCGTGGGCGTGA
- a CDS encoding N-acetylglucosamine kinase, producing the protein MGVNASVLAIDAGNSKTDVALIGEDGTVLGTGRGGGFQPPVVGIPAALDVLAVAVAGAYASAGEPAGPVAHVAACLANADLPVEEEELAAALLERGWGHTVEVRNDTFAVLRAGVDEPRGVAVVCGAGINCVGMLPDGRTARFPAIGRMSGDWGGGSGLAEEALWFAARAEDGRGEPTELARALPAHFGLGSMYELIEALHREHIPYERRHELTPVLFATGAAGDPVARAVVDRLAEEVVVMASVALDRLGLLEEHVPVILGGSVLAARHPDLDRRIATLLAARAPRAEIRVVAQPPVLGAALLGLDHTGAAPEAHARLRARYA; encoded by the coding sequence GTGGGCGTGAACGCTTCGGTCCTCGCCATCGACGCGGGGAACAGCAAGACCGACGTGGCGCTGATAGGCGAAGACGGCACGGTGCTCGGCACGGGCCGGGGCGGCGGTTTCCAGCCGCCCGTGGTCGGCATACCCGCCGCGCTGGACGTGCTCGCCGTCGCCGTGGCGGGGGCGTACGCCTCGGCCGGGGAGCCGGCCGGCCCGGTCGCGCACGTCGCCGCCTGCCTCGCCAACGCCGACCTCCCCGTCGAGGAGGAGGAGTTGGCGGCCGCGCTGCTCGAACGCGGCTGGGGGCACACGGTCGAGGTGCGCAACGACACCTTCGCCGTGCTGCGCGCCGGGGTGGACGAACCCCGGGGCGTCGCGGTGGTCTGCGGCGCCGGGATCAACTGCGTGGGCATGCTGCCGGACGGGCGCACCGCCCGGTTCCCCGCGATCGGCCGGATGTCCGGTGACTGGGGCGGCGGTTCGGGGCTCGCCGAGGAGGCGCTCTGGTTCGCCGCCCGCGCCGAGGACGGCCGGGGCGAGCCGACCGAGCTGGCCCGGGCGCTCCCGGCGCACTTCGGGCTCGGCTCGATGTACGAGCTGATCGAGGCGCTGCACCGGGAGCACATCCCGTACGAGCGCCGGCACGAGCTGACCCCGGTGCTCTTCGCGACGGGCGCGGCCGGTGACCCGGTGGCGCGCGCGGTGGTGGACCGGCTCGCCGAGGAGGTCGTCGTGATGGCCTCGGTGGCGCTGGACCGGCTCGGCCTTCTGGAGGAGCACGTTCCGGTGATTCTCGGCGGCAGCGTGCTGGCCGCGCGCCACCCGGACCTGGACCGCCGGATCGCCACGCTGCTGGCGGCCCGCGCACCCCGGGCCGAGATCCGCGTGGTGGCCCAACCGCCGGTGCTGGGGGCCGCGTTGCTGGGCCTGGACCACACGGGGGCGGCACCCGAGGCGCACGCCAGGCTGCGCGCGCGGTACGCCTGA
- a CDS encoding glutamate ABC transporter substrate-binding protein, which translates to MARARTRTGGSRLRGWGGVTAMAVACVLTALFALLPLTHDTTGSFGGDSGQGTARATQARADTCDKPEASLPPSRNDGPGVERIKERGKLIAGVDQNSYRWGYRNPATGKLEGFDIDLVRAIAQDILGDSSKVVFRAIPTSQRIAALESGRVDVVVRTMTINCARLKQVAFSTAYFRAGQQVLAPVASDITGYNASLRGKRVCTAEGSTAYEALKKQSYGAVFEDAHDGTAGDEDRLTVPSQLDCLVRLQLGEVDAVVTDNALAAGQVAQDPTVELKGGPFTTEYYGVAAKLGSDDLVARVNQVLADYRSGGAGSPWMRSYRTWLEAGLPGFTAPPAPSYRSN; encoded by the coding sequence ATGGCGCGGGCACGGACACGGACCGGCGGGAGCAGGCTGCGTGGCTGGGGCGGGGTGACGGCCATGGCGGTGGCCTGTGTGCTCACCGCCCTGTTCGCCCTGCTGCCGCTGACGCACGACACCACCGGCTCGTTCGGCGGCGACTCGGGCCAGGGCACCGCGAGGGCCACCCAGGCGCGCGCCGACACCTGCGACAAGCCCGAGGCGAGCCTGCCGCCGTCGCGGAACGACGGTCCGGGCGTCGAGCGGATCAAGGAGCGCGGCAAGCTCATCGCCGGGGTGGACCAGAACAGCTACCGCTGGGGGTACCGCAATCCGGCGACCGGGAAGCTGGAGGGCTTCGACATCGACCTGGTCCGGGCCATCGCCCAGGACATCCTCGGCGACTCCTCCAAGGTGGTCTTCCGGGCCATCCCGACCAGCCAGCGGATCGCCGCGCTGGAGAGCGGCCGGGTCGACGTGGTGGTGCGGACCATGACGATCAACTGCGCGCGGCTGAAGCAGGTCGCGTTCTCCACCGCCTACTTCCGGGCGGGGCAGCAGGTGCTCGCCCCGGTGGCCTCGGACATCACCGGGTACAACGCCTCGCTGCGCGGGAAGCGGGTCTGCACCGCCGAGGGCTCCACCGCGTACGAGGCCCTGAAGAAGCAGTCGTACGGCGCGGTCTTCGAGGACGCGCACGACGGCACCGCCGGGGACGAGGACCGGCTGACCGTCCCCAGCCAGCTCGACTGCCTGGTGCGCCTCCAGCTCGGCGAGGTGGACGCCGTGGTGACGGACAACGCGCTGGCGGCGGGCCAGGTCGCCCAGGACCCGACGGTGGAGCTCAAGGGCGGCCCGTTCACGACGGAGTACTACGGCGTCGCCGCCAAGCTCGGCTCCGACGACCTGGTGGCCCGGGTCAACCAGGTGCTGGCGGACTACCGCAGCGGCGGTGCGGGGAGCCCGTGGATGCGCTCGTACCGCACCTGGCTGGAGGCCGGGCTGCCCGGCTTCACGGCGCCCCCGGCGCCCTCGTACCGGAGCAACTGA